GAATGCAATCGGTGTTTGGGTTTCACAATCCTCGGCGTGCTCGGGCTTTTTGCTATGCCACCACCCCAAGTGACAGATCTATTCATCGACAGCAAATTGAAAGAGAGGCACCCGTTTTTCGTGATGTCAGTTCTTGGCCAGCGGATAAGCTTATCGAACAAATCATTCGCGATGAGATTCACATCTTGGTGAATCTCAATGGCTACACGAGAGGCGCTCGCAATGAAATATTTGCTGCCCGCCCGGCCCCAATCCAAATGTCTTTTATGGGATTCGCGGGAACACTTGGTGCCGAGTGGTGCGATTATATACTCGCAGACACAACTGCTATCCCACCGAGCACTTTGCGCCCATGGAGGGTGAATACCAGCATCGATGATGTATTTCACGACCAGACCGAGGGCGATGAACTCCAGTGGATGTACTCGGAGAACATCATTTTCTGTCGGGACACCTTTTTCTGCTGCGATCATGCACAGTCGTGTGATACCGATGAACGCGGCATGACCtgggaagacgaagagaaacGACGGTGGAAGATGCGCAAGGAGCTGTTCCCGACAATAGCAGACGACGTCATCATATTAGCCAACTTCAATCAACTTTACAAGGCAAGTGAAGGATGCAAAAATCTTATGTTGATCGTGATCTAACCTGATGATAGATTGATCCTACTACTTTCCGGTCTTGGTTACGAATCTTGGCCAGGACCCCAAAGGCTGTTCTCTGGCTGCTACGGTTCCCCGAACTGGGAGAGCAAAACCTGCGGCAAACAGCTGAATCCTGGGCCGGGGCAGAAGTTGCTAGTCGGCTCATCTTCACTGATGTAGCACCAAAGAACCAGCATATAACTAGGGCTAGAGTGTGCGACATGTTTCTCGATACTGCAGAATGCAATGCTCATaccaccgccgccgatgTCTTGTGGTCAAGCACACCCCTTCTAACCTTGCCTCGATACTCGTACAAGATGTGTTCCCGAATGGCCGCATCCATCTTACGAGGAGCGCTGCCCAAGACAGCAGAGGGCCGACAAGCAGCACTGGAATTGATTGCGGATAGCGAAACGGAATATGAGGATTCAGCCACAGAGTTGGCCGGAGGGTTGACCTATGAGATTACAGAGGAAGGATATGGCCGGGGCAAGGGGCGTCTGGCAGAATTACGGAAACTGCTGTGGGACAGCAAATGGAAATGCGGACTCTTCAACACTCGTCGATGGGTAAACGACTTGGAAATGGCTTACGAAGAGGCATGGCGGCGGTGGGTTGCGGGTAAGAGCGGCGACATATACCTATGAATGTTCTCTCTAGATGGCGCTATTCGTTGTGTTTATTTATGGGATACATGAAATTTTGGGCGTTGCATGAAAGGAGAAACGCAAGTACTCCCAATGCCATGGGGCTTGACGTGTATCTACCTAGCGGGCTAGTGGATGCTACGGACAGCATTGATACCTTTTTTTAATGGACTTTTGGATTCTGCCTGTAGATGGCattgctactactactacttgATTTATTATCATTTGCTCGGTGAAGACGGTGACAGTGGAACGCCGGGGCTGATGCTCTTGAGCAGTACAATGCAATATCTATGACGAAGGAGTATTCATATTGCACTGTGAATCATGTCTTCTATCTATCTAGATCATCTGCCCCTATTCCCGGGTAACAACTTCTTCTCAGGTGATCCTTTGTACTCAACGTAGTCGTCAATGGATTTGGAGATTTGCTCGAGATTGCCCTCAGATATGGACTAAGCCATCGGCAGTACCTGGATAATCTTATCTATAAACTACCGGACAAGGCTGGGACACCCTTGGCGGAATATAGAAGATGGGCGAGTTGGTGTGCAGAACGAGCAATGTTCAAGGCAAGGGGTAAGGTCGAGCTGCGtaaaaacaagaaaaagagagagaaaaaatccTTGCTAAAAGCAAATTGTGGAAAAGATATCATGCTTTAGTTGCTCATAGATTAGGAGAATTACCTGAGAGTGCCCTTGGATATAGACAATAGACAAAGTTATGGTCAACATCGGATAACCTTGTCTTCTTTCATGTCCCTATTAAATCTGAAAGTCCTTGACGAGACCAAAAAAATGTCTGCGAAAATGTTCTCTCTTGAGcgtgagagaaaaaaggttGATGACATATAAGGCAATCTTCATTGTAGAGTTGTTTCTTCACCATCAGCCGTGACACTCTCGATTAAGCGTTCCTCAAATGGTGTGGTGCCATTCTCATCTGGCTTGAATTTTAAAGTGTCTGTTGCAAAGGGAATTTGGGGCAGTGTTGAAAGTAGTAAGAGTTGGCCGTGTCTGTGTTCACCTCGGCCAATTCTGCCTTTTCGTGATGGTTCCAGAATGTTGTTCTCAGAACGATGTCTCCAAAGCTGCCTCTTTGTGTTCAAGCGGGCTGCCAAATCGACGGTATCGCTGGACGAAGCTATAACCAAACGGAAGAGAGGTTAGTCTCTCAACAGAGGAACCTGTGATAGCTGTGATTGAATTATGACTTACACGTTCGTCTGCCTTGGCCACTCTTACCCTGAAGACAAGGAGTCTCAATATCATATTCACCAAAGCGAGATTCCCCTGAATCCGCCGTTTCAAACCCGTTTGTCTCTGACATATGTCCACCTCTCCGAATAAGACTGCCAGATCGAGCCAGTGCCACAGCTTCGACGCCTTTCCTAGAAACCTTTTGAATAATGAGCTCCAGCCGCTTGATCTCAGCCTTGTATCGCGCCTCTTGGGCTGCCCACTCGGAAACAAGGGCTTTGCTCCGCTCCTTGTCCTCTTGCCGCGTTGCTTCTAGCTGGACgacttctttctccttcttggacaGCTTTATCCGAGCTTTGCTGTAGCCTTCGATGAGATGGAGCACGTACGACGTGTACTGCGGTCCCAGTGTCGGCGGCGTCGAAGATACCATAATAGTAGTCCGCAACACATCGGCCATTTCGTCCACAGAAGGCGTGTGTTGGAGTCTATCAGCCTCCTTGATAATGATATCGTTTCCAGAATCCGCAGGCGAGTGGTAGAACCCAGCCAAGGGGCGTGGAGCAATTCTTAGATGGTTCGCTTCAAAAGTGTCTTCGATCCCGGCTGCATCGTAGGTAGTCAAGGGGGAACTTGGAGTGCGGCATCGTTGGCCTGGAAGAAGCCGCATCCAGCCAGAGTCTGCCATTTTGGACTAGGATATTGTAAACACCATCTGTTGTGGTTTGATGGAACTTGTGTggtgagtgagagagaaaagttgAAGAGAGGCAGGAAAGGTGCCAAGAAAGGAGTTGTTTTAGAGCTGGGCGGTCAGGTGTAGCAGCTTTCTGCCAGCTGGGAAGTGAATAGGGAGGAGAGGCGTTGTTACAGCACGTGGGAAGAGGTCAAAGTGGGAAGCAAGTTACTTGTCTATGCATTTTTATTACTTCATAATCTCTGCCTACCTATCTTGGTATTCATCTACCAACGTGTCTTTTGGTATGTATTTTCTGAACTGTTGCCAGGCGATGAAGCGTCTCTATATAGACAACTCTAGCATGCATTGTGATTATCGATCGTTCTACTTATTTTCCTCTAAGCAACGGCATTAAATCACCTCAAACTTTGTGATATTTGAATGAAACCCGAAAATTGACTTTAGAATCAATAAATTCCTTTGCATCTGTTGTGGCATTGAGCTAAAATGAACCCTCTGGGACGCTATATCATCTCTGTACTACCCCTTATTATCAGCGTCGCAGACATCCTACGTTCATTCGAGTTTTGGTACCTCATTCACTGTTGGGAGGGGCCGACGGAAGCGCGAGGCGTGGTTTCCTCGGGCCAAGGAGCGGtatggagatgcagccatCCTTTGATTCCTAAGTGGTTCGTAGGAACTTGTGAATACATCTTCCTCCATAactggtggaagaagcacaaATGTGGCTAAGTGGGTATATGAGTTCGATGACTTCTTGAATGAGTTTCTTGGGGGTATGGCTCTTCCCTTACTGAGTGATGGTGGGCTGTTGTGTACCTCTAAGATATGTTGTTCCTCTTTTTGCTGAACAATAGCTTGTGAATGGTGACGAACGTAACGGGGACGTGGTGCAACAGCTCCTGTATTATCATTGCTAAGATACCCCAGGTCCGATTCTACCTGGGAAGTCGTTGGTTTATCATTTGGCTCAGCATACGCAGTGGCTTCGTGTCGATTGTTTTCAAATCTCTCCCATAGTCTGGCATTGTATAACAGGGAGTTGTCATTCTCAGGGACAAGATTGAGATCACACAGATAACTCCAAGCACGATAGTGGAAACAAAATGTCGCAAATGGTGCGTCTGTTGCGTCCTGTAAAATCCATTCGTAGTAAATTGCATCTTCAGGATGCTCAAGGAGTCCAGTTGAAGGCGATCTATCACGCAATATGTTAGCTGGAGCATATTACGATATTCCTCTTTCCCTTCTTACTTATCTCTCCCAGGAGACAACTTACATTATCCCATATCGTTCTTGATCTCGGTGTTCAGTCAATTGTGGAGTGCTTCTCCGACGGCTTTTCGCTCGAAAGACTTGGACTTCGATTAGGCCCCCGtcatcagctgcagcaatAGCATCAGGGCCTGgggagaaacaaaaggacCTCGATTCAATACCGCTTCGTTTGAGCAGCATTCCATCTTGCTCCAAGTGCCATCTGTCACTCGGCTCAAAGAGGGCTCGTGTGATTGTGCCTGATGCTGTACCAGGTTTAACTCCACAACTCGTAATGTTTCGGCCGTTCATAAACAGCTTGAAGAAAAGGTAACATGGGGGCtctggatggcgatgaatgGAATATTGCACCCAGAATTGCGAGCCAGGTGCAGAAGGGACATAGACAGAGGCCTTTGGTGCTGTCTTTTGGATTCGAGGAGAGTCCAAGCCAGGGGAACTCACATCATTTTCTTGGACTTTCTGAGAGGCTTCAACAACGGATGCAACGTGAACTGAAGAAGCATCAGGATGTGGAAATTCTGGTAGCAGCACTGAGTTTGGTTGAATGACGAGAGACAGTTCAATGCCTCGCAAACATGGCATGATTGCTTAAAGGGAGAGGGAATGTCTTCCCCGATGATGGCACGGAGGAGAAAGAACTAGGGGGTTGGTGAAATGAGGAAAATCAGGGCCTGCAGCTTTGTTTGTTAGAGGTCCATATTAATTGGTACATTGAAGGTTACAGGGCGAAGAGCCTTTAGGGAGCACGTCAGTTAGTGAACGAATGCCCTGATAGCACTCATTATTCGCTACAAAGCCACATCGACAGCTGTAATGGAAATGGCAGACGCGGCACATGTGCACAGTTTAACTAAGTGTTGTCTGCCAAGTGCACCGGGCCGTTAAATAAAGCATTGAAACGTTAGTAGTCGGTCTGCCATTAATACACCGTCTTTGCAATCGATGTATATAAATGGAAGCGAATATGAGCTAGGTAGCTCATTTGCTCACGCATCTTCCAGGTTGACCAAGTGTCACAAAATTGCCCGCGTTCTTTGATGGATGAAAATGTACGTCGAATTTGTACAGACTTGCAGCCTCCAAGCCGACAGAATTGGCCGCCAATTCACAACTCAACATCCGAAAAAGGCTCTCCAGTTCTGTCTGCTTTTCCTATATTGAACTTGCTGCGCTATCTATGCGCGCAAAGGGGCTGTAGTCGCGCAGAAGAAATCGAACCCCGCCACGTCTATTGCCTCAGTTTCCTTGTCCAAGCACCGCTTTTGTGTCCTCCGTCTTCCCTAGCAGTCCCAGATTCCGGATCTGGCTTGCACTCGGCGCATCGTCTCGTGCGGTTGCTGATTGAGCTCGGGCATATGCGGCTTGTAGGGCCAGCGCTCTCGCATGCTATTCGTTGTCAGCTGTGTCCACCTCATCCAGCACTTGAGCTTTCATAACAGACCTCCTTCTTGTGGTGCAGGCACTCGTAGTAATCTTCTAGTACGGGCGAGCACTTCTTCTTGCCTGAGTCGTCTGCGGCGGATGTGTTGACGACATAGCAGGCCATGACCTCCTGCCAGAAAGGAAAGCAACGGCCGACGCCTAGAAATACAGTCAGTCAGTGTCCAAAGAGATCCCATTGGATAGCAGCACATACCGCCATGCATGCCATATCCTGAACTCATGATGTGCCGAGTGGTTGTTTGTTGCGACGCCTAGGTTCACCTTTTCCTTCAACCAATGATGGCTGTCAAGGTTCGGTACATCGGGATTATTGCTCGTCTTGTCTGAGCGCTAACAGTAGTACCTTTTCACTGTATGCAATTTATATAACGGACTAAGTATCCAAAGATAGAAAATGTACCCCGTTATTAACCTAACCCCGTTATCTAACTAGAATGCCCCCCATTGGCGAATCGGGACAGCTAAGTCCCGCTAATTCAATAGCCTTCTTTGATGACAGCATCGAAGAATGCTGGCAGGTGATAGCTAATAGACCATAGCTATTTTCGTCGTTGGTGACCGATCAAATTGTTTTTCAGGAGATTTTTCAATTTCAACATACCGGCCCCAAGGCCTGGACTATCCATAGCCAAACTGGGAAAAAACTCACCAATATGAGCTCGTCGCTCTCACCCGGAAAGGTGTTACTTCTCGCCGCCCACTATGCAACACATGGCGATATTGAGAGCCTGGCGCGCTTGTCCAGTCAGCGAGCCAAAGTGCTGCATAAAGAGCTATTGTTGAGGATTATTCTTACTTACTTGCCTGAAACTGTAAAGCCTTCTACCTATGTTGGCTTCTTACTCGCActcgatggagatgatctTGAAGAGTACAACAAGGGCGAATTGGACACAACTCCGGTTGACGACCtatctgaagatgaagcttccaggaagatcaagaagctACACCTGCAGCAACTTAAGTCTGCTGATTCTCCAGTCAGCTTTCAAGATGATCCGATAACCAACTTTCTTATTCAGAGGTCATATAAGATGGATAGCGAAACTGGCCTTCTCTCACAAGTTCCAAGTTTACTGGCCATATTTCATTCCCGTTCGCCGGAACTATCATCTTGGATTACGTCGACCGTGCTTCCGTACGTAAGGAGAAACGTGGAGTATTATATAGATGAGATCCCTCCATATTCTCTTCTCGACTTTCAAAAGCTTTCGGACCCAGCCGCCATGCTGTATTTGCTGTCACGGACTGGAAATCGCGAGGAGGACAGAGCCTTTATCGGCCGTGATATTAGAGGCTTGGTTGGGCCATGGCTACAAGCGAAGTCTCGGTGGACATCAAAACCTATCAGTGGCGAGCATATCTCCAAGGACACGGAACCGCCATTGTCTTCTGGGTGGGAGCAGTTTCTCGAATGGCTTGTCAGCCAAGCAACTACTTCGTGGCCCGTCGTTGTCTCTTTAACCGAGCAATGGGGAGGTCCCACAGACCTGGATCTAGGGGAGTCGACCAGCTCAGAATTCACAGAGTCTCAGCAACAGTATTTGCTACACAGCTATGCACGAGCGGTACTTGCGTCAGCATACCTGGTATCCGAAACCACAGTGGGAGTACTTCCTGACGCCTATCAGATGGCGATCAAGATGAGACGGATGCTTGGTTATAGTGAGGTTCCTCCCACACTGGAGGGAGCTATCTCTATACTACCTAGCCTGTCGGGATTTGATGTGTCCTCGCTCGTTGGCATGAAGACTGCGACATATATGAGAAACGATCtacttgaagaaaagaatccATTAACTTCTCCTACAGAGGGAGCCATGAACTTATTAATAGCATTGATACTGAGTGCCTTTATCTGTACCAGCTTGGGTGTACCATGCTCTGTTAGAAAAGCCGGAGACTTGGCCTTTATTCAGGATCTTCGTGAGCAAAAGGGGGAAATCGCCAAACTTATCCGGAGCGCATCCACGCAAGTTCAGGGAGACGAAGATAGGTATTGGTCACAAGTAAGGGACCGGTTGCTATGGTTGAACAATTGGGGTTCTGAGGAGGACCAGCATGGCAATGCTGAAGCTATAAGAGGCATTATTGGAGCAGTTCCCAGGGAATTCATTGAAACGGAGATTCTCAAAGCTCTCCTCTCCAACTCACGTACGATATGGCCTTTTATTCGAATATCTTTACTTTACTAATCTGTATGCCACAGGCTATACCCTTGCTAAGAGCATCTATGAAGACAGTCCCGAGAAGCCTCTTACCGCGGAAATCATACAGGACACAGTATACCAAGCAGCCCTGCGTGCTTTTGATAATGCTTCCAACCCCAACCGGTCAAGAGGAGGGCTGAAGAAGTGCGATGAGATGTAAGAATGCGATCTTGTGCATTTGTTGTCCTGAAGAAACCATTACTGatatcatctccagcattcACTCATTTCCAAAAACATTAACCAATACGCACCCAGCTACCAAACGGGTGGAGGCCCTATTACGATGCACACATGCCTTGAGTGAATACCGACTTACGCTTAAACAAGGCGAGCCGTTTAAGCCTGTAGTCCTTCGAGTTCACTCCGATCCAGTATCAATAATCGACAAAGTTCTGGAGCAAAACCCAAAGGCATACACCCGTCTCCCCGAgttcttggagatggcagcGAACATGGTGCGCGCCGGCATCACACAACAAGCCCGCTCCATCAAGTTTGACTCAACGACGGGAGACAACAGCAAGGAGCTTAGCCGAGCTGAGAAATTCATTACAGCTCTGTGCATAGAGGCTGCGCTGAGGGAAGATGATTTCGAGACGGCATACTCTTATGTGGTTAGTCGTCTGGAAACACCCGCTCCTAAGGGAACCCAAGCGCGCGcaaacgaagaagacgaatggTCCTGGAAGGCTGCCCTGAAAGCCGGGCAGTACATTCGTACCGACCGAACCCTGCTGCCAACACACCTTGGCATCGCAAGCGGCAATCCCGAGATCCGTCACCTGGAACAGCGCATAGAGTGCCTGGCCACTGCGCTGCGTGTCGCACCCACCTCCCAGCTCCAGGAAATCCTCAAAACGTTCCGGCGATGCGAA
Above is a genomic segment from Trichoderma breve strain T069 chromosome 6, whole genome shotgun sequence containing:
- a CDS encoding secretory pathway protein sec39 domain-containing protein, producing the protein MSSSLSPGKVLLLAAHYATHGDIESLARLSSQRAKVLHKELLLRIILTYLPETVKPSTYVGFLLALDGDDLEEYNKGELDTTPVDDLSEDEASRKIKKLHLQQLKSADSPVSFQDDPITNFLIQRSYKMDSETGLLSQVPSLLAIFHSRSPELSSWITSTVLPYVRRNVEYYIDEIPPYSLLDFQKLSDPAAMLYLLSRTGNREEDRAFIGRDIRGLVGPWLQAKSRWTSKPISGEHISKDTEPPLSSGWEQFLEWLVSQATTSWPVVVSLTEQWGGPTDLDLGESTSSEFTESQQQYLLHSYARAVLASAYLVSETTVGVLPDAYQMAIKMRRMLGYSEVPPTLEGAISILPSLSGFDVSSLVGMKTATYMRNDLLEEKNPLTSPTEGAMNLLIALILSAFICTSLGVPCSVRKAGDLAFIQDLREQKGEIAKLIRSASTQVQGDEDRYWSQVRDRLLWLNNWGSEEDQHGNAEAIRGIIGAVPREFIETEILKALLSNSRYTLAKSIYEDSPEKPLTAEIIQDTVYQAALRAFDNASNPNRSRGGLKKCDEIIHSFPKTLTNTHPATKRVEALLRCTHALSEYRLTLKQGEPFKPVVLRVHSDPVSIIDKVLEQNPKAYTRLPEFLEMAANMVRAGITQQARSIKFDSTTGDNSKELSRAEKFITALCIEAALREDDFETAYSYVVSRLETPAPKGTQARANEEDEWSWKAALKAGQYIRTDRTLLPTHLGIASGNPEIRHLEQRIECLATALRVAPTSQLQEILKTFRRCEEQLDSAISEEAAAEASWATAGEVPGAFESSTPHNPHSTRNMTATAAAKQAEEAPMSLFDLSRATASVAQRNFTRLSSLSSLATSTPSAPSPTGEQAPQRLRKRDQLREAATGTLVSGVGWLIGASVNREQTET